A single window of uncultured Fusobacterium sp. DNA harbors:
- a CDS encoding patatin family protein produces MKLGLVLEGGGMRGVYTVGVLDAFRKYNFMPDYIIGVSAGASNAVSYISKQDGRALRTNINYINDSRYLSWKNYLKTGSLFGMDFLYKEIPEKLDPFDYNAFFANPCDFKVGVTNAETGEAEFYGKESIHDGATVLKASSSIPLVANPVEYRGKIYFDGGTSAPIPVSEALKDGCDKIIVVLTRDRNFIKPPLKCFPLVAWKMKKYPAMVELLKRHHEVYKENQEEIRRLEKEEKAIVIAPSAPLKIDRFEKSRERLLAAYHQGFVDGERFIDEYRGEIDEKIS; encoded by the coding sequence ATGAAATTAGGTCTAGTTTTAGAAGGTGGAGGAATGAGAGGTGTCTATACAGTTGGTGTATTAGATGCTTTTAGAAAATATAATTTTATGCCAGATTATATAATAGGAGTATCTGCTGGAGCTTCAAATGCTGTTTCATATATATCTAAGCAAGATGGAAGAGCTTTAAGAACCAATATTAATTATATTAATGATAGTAGATACTTAAGTTGGAAAAACTATTTAAAAACTGGTTCACTTTTTGGAATGGATTTTTTATATAAAGAGATACCAGAAAAACTAGATCCCTTTGACTATAATGCTTTTTTTGCTAATCCTTGTGATTTTAAAGTAGGTGTTACCAATGCTGAAACAGGAGAAGCGGAGTTTTATGGAAAGGAGTCTATACATGATGGAGCTACTGTATTGAAAGCTTCATCTTCTATTCCTTTAGTAGCTAATCCAGTAGAATATAGAGGAAAAATATACTTTGATGGAGGAACATCAGCACCTATACCAGTATCAGAAGCTTTAAAAGATGGATGTGATAAGATAATAGTAGTACTTACAAGGGATAGAAATTTTATAAAACCACCATTAAAGTGTTTTCCATTAGTGGCTTGGAAGATGAAAAAATACCCAGCTATGGTAGAACTATTAAAAAGACACCATGAGGTTTATAAAGAAAATCAAGAGGAGATAAGAAGGCTTGAAAAAGAGGAAAAAGCTATAGTTATAGCTCCCTCTGCTCCTCTAAAAATAGATAGATTTGAGAAGAGCAGAGAGAGATTGTTAGCTGCTTATCATCAAGGTTTTGTTGATGGAGAGAGATTTATAGATGAATATAGAGGAGAAATTGATGAAAAAATTAGTTGA